From Quercus lobata isolate SW786 chromosome 1, ValleyOak3.0 Primary Assembly, whole genome shotgun sequence, one genomic window encodes:
- the LOC115981221 gene encoding protein N-lysine methyltransferase METTL21A, producing the protein MERKEDQQEEEEDIVCLDESFFINDNYQLTTFTFGSQVIQLFCLHSASTDFDLTGQLVWPGAMLLNDYLSKNDEMLQGCSAIELGSGVGITGILCSRFCRDFVLTDHNDEILKILKKNVDLHASSENPNDCAGLVAEKLEWGNSDQINQILQKYSGGFDLVLGADICFQQSSIPLLFDTVKQLLQIRGKGNCKFILAYVSRAKTMDSLVISEATRYGMHISEVSGTRSNVGNLDGVIFEVTLQ; encoded by the exons atggaaagaaaagaagaccaacaagaagaagaagaagacatagTTTGCTTGGATGAATCTTTTTTCATCAATGACAA TTACCAGCTCACCACATTCACATTTGGGTCTCAAGTTATTCAGCTCTTTTGTCTCCATTCTGCTTCCA CTGATTTTGATCTGACAGGACAATTGGTCTGGCCTGGGGCCATGCTGTTGAATGATTACCTTTCAAAGAATGATGAGATGCTACAAGGATGTTCTGCTATTGAATTAGGCTCTGGTGTTG GGATTACTGGAATACTTTGCAGTAGATTTTGCCGTGATTTTGTGTTGACTGACCATAATGATGAAATCCTCAAG atattgaagaaaaatgtaGATCTGCATGCATCTTCTGAAAATCCAAATGATTGTGCTG GATTAGTAGCTGAGAAGCTAGAATGGGGAAATTCTGACCAGATTaaccaaattttacaaaaatattctGGAGGGTTTGATTTAGTTCTTGGAGCTGACATTT GCTTTCAGCAGTCCAGCATTCCTTTGCTTTTTGACACTGTGAAACAGCTTCTTCAAATAAGAGGAAAAGGAAATTGCAAATTCATACTTGCCTATGTATCCCGAGCTAAGAC TATGGATTCATTGGTTATTAGTGAAGCTACCCGGTATGGGATGCACATAAGTGAAGTATCCGGGACTCGAAGCAATGTTGGAAATCTTGATGGAGTCATCTTTGAGGTTACCCTTCAATAA
- the LOC115981228 gene encoding Holliday junction resolvase MOC1, chloroplastic isoform X1 produces MEALQFHFQISPHHHQQLNQPNFFMNSHSLSLSSKLLKPTANRFFFSTSSSLTSLTNSDRKTPPPKTQKPALSTNASRVRAVKTSQAHEHAQLKENWLDSLSCPLNANGASTPTNATASNWVIGVDPDIHGALALLNFNTLHSSISSAQVFDSPHLPVLVSKRVRRRLDAKSIVQLLRSVDAPIGTTAYIEQSIPYPQDGKQGWWSGGFGYGLWIGVLVASGFSVVPVPSTSWKKEFELTGKSSTKDDSRRVASELFPSLSPLLKRKKDHGRAEALLIAAYGKGLKNLNPSCMSEELVP; encoded by the exons ATGGAAGCCCTCCAATTCCACTTCCAAATCAGCCCACACCATCATCAACAACTAAACCAACCCAATTTCTTCATGAACTCacactcactctcactctcctCCAAGCTTCTCAAACCCACAGCAAACCGTTTCTTCTTCTCTACCTCTTCTTCTCTAACATCCTTAACAAACTCAGACCGCAAAACCCCACctccaaaaactcaaaaaccagCGCTTTCAACCAACGCTTCTAGAGTTAGAGCTGTGAAGACCTCCCAAGCCCATGAACATGCCCAACTGAAGGAGAACTGGTTGGACTCCCTCAGTTGCCCATTGAATGCAAATGGGGCCTCCACTCCCACCAATGCCACAGCTTCCAACTGGGTTATCGGTGTCGACCCGGATATTCATGGCGCTTTGGCTCTCTTGAACTTCAACACCCTCCATTCCTCCATTTCTTCTGCTCAG GTTTTTGATTCTCCACACTTGCCAGTACTGGTTAGCAAAAGAGTTCGACGACGTTTAGATGCCAAGTCAATTGTTCAGTTGCTTCGCAGTGTTGATGCTCCCATAG GAACTACTGCATATATAGAACAATCAATCCCATATCCACAGGATGGAAAACAG GGGTGGTGGAGTGGAGGATTTGGGTATGGATTGTGGATTGGGGTCTTAGTTGCCTCAGGATTTTCTGTTGTTCCAGTTCCATCTACATCatggaaaaaagaatttgaactCACTGGAAAGAGCTCTACTAAG GATGATAGCCGGAGAGTTGCATCTGAATTATTTCCATCATTAAGTCCGctactgaaaagaaaaaaggatcaTG GTAGGGCTGAGGCTCTACTCATTGCTGCCTATGGCAAGGGCTTGAAGAATTTAAACCCATCTTGCATGTCAGAGGAATTGGTCCCTTGA
- the LOC115981228 gene encoding Holliday junction resolvase MOC1, chloroplastic isoform X2 yields MEALQFHFQISPHHHQQLNQPNFFMNSHSLSLSSKLLKPTANRFFFSTSSSLTSLTNSDRKTPPPKTQKPALSTNASRVRAVKTSQAHEHAQLKENWLDSLSCPLNANGASTPTNATASNWVIGVDPDIHGALALLNFNTLHSSISSAQVFDSPHLPVLVSKRVRRRLDAKSIVQLLRSVDAPIGTTAYIEQSIPYPQDGKQGWWSGGFGYGLWIGVLVASGFSVVPVPSTSWKKEFELTGKSSTKVGLRLYSLLPMARA; encoded by the exons ATGGAAGCCCTCCAATTCCACTTCCAAATCAGCCCACACCATCATCAACAACTAAACCAACCCAATTTCTTCATGAACTCacactcactctcactctcctCCAAGCTTCTCAAACCCACAGCAAACCGTTTCTTCTTCTCTACCTCTTCTTCTCTAACATCCTTAACAAACTCAGACCGCAAAACCCCACctccaaaaactcaaaaaccagCGCTTTCAACCAACGCTTCTAGAGTTAGAGCTGTGAAGACCTCCCAAGCCCATGAACATGCCCAACTGAAGGAGAACTGGTTGGACTCCCTCAGTTGCCCATTGAATGCAAATGGGGCCTCCACTCCCACCAATGCCACAGCTTCCAACTGGGTTATCGGTGTCGACCCGGATATTCATGGCGCTTTGGCTCTCTTGAACTTCAACACCCTCCATTCCTCCATTTCTTCTGCTCAG GTTTTTGATTCTCCACACTTGCCAGTACTGGTTAGCAAAAGAGTTCGACGACGTTTAGATGCCAAGTCAATTGTTCAGTTGCTTCGCAGTGTTGATGCTCCCATAG GAACTACTGCATATATAGAACAATCAATCCCATATCCACAGGATGGAAAACAG GGGTGGTGGAGTGGAGGATTTGGGTATGGATTGTGGATTGGGGTCTTAGTTGCCTCAGGATTTTCTGTTGTTCCAGTTCCATCTACATCatggaaaaaagaatttgaactCACTGGAAAGAGCTCTACTAAG GTAGGGCTGAGGCTCTACTCATTGCTGCCTATGGCAAGGGCTTGA
- the LOC115949880 gene encoding uncharacterized protein LOC115949880, producing MEIPNQFSYVSAPTSPSRFNIENMNFYSMPTSPTRGLSSAQLGFAIEPTTPTYEDAKSSFDDFEFDTSGRFSLISNNTETYQNFENPLEHQLQQQKQERQSEDSLSLPTMAFADELFSDGKVLPQSPLKLPPRLQNVNNKSGNQSPAGSPPWSPGSGLKLSFSRRSMWNDDFDPFMVALENVREEKRGKTQGRNYRRARSLSPLRAARPQESNYSTGSIHHQDKKLGPQIPMEHESNGSACATLNNPHEPIEQVGPSPKKLAEPKGLSFARQVRLVKMDHEIPSKPNMTTPSGPTVEAEESGKEIGGSFTRENKRQKIKKFLFRSASVREQNVAQCNEDKKVAKVAKMTVIQYRPRLLLCMGFGAKYVE from the coding sequence ATGGAGATCCCAAATCAATTCTCTTATGTGAGTGCACCCACTAGTCCAAGTAGATTCAACATAGAGAACATGAACTTCTATAGTATGCCAACTAGTCCTACAAGAGGGTTATCAAGTGCTCAACTTGGGTTTGCAATTGAGCCTACAACACCAACATATGAAGATGCCAAATCCAGTTTTGATGACTTTGAATTTGATACTAGTGGGCGTTTCAGTCTTATTAGCAACAACACTGAAACGTACCAGAATTTTGAGAACCCATTAGAACATCAACTGCAACAACAAAAGCAAGAAAGACAGAGTGAGGATTCACTTTCACTTCCAACAATGGCATTTGCTGATGAGTTGTTTAGTGATGGCAAAGTACTCCCACAATCACCTCTCAAGCTTCCACCACGCCTTCAAAATGTTAACAACAAAAGTGGCAACCAAAGCCCAGCTGGGTCACCCCCTTGGTCCCCGGGTTCGGGTCTTAAGCTCTCGTTTTCTCGCCGGAGCATGTGGAATGATGATTTTGATCCATTCATGGTGGCTCTGGAGAATGTAAGggaagaaaagagagggaaaacaCAAGGACGCAATTATAGGCGGGCTCGGTCCCTTTCGCCATTGCGGGCTGCAAGACCACAAGAGTCCAATTACTCGACGGGCTCGATCCACCATCAGGACAAGAAATTGGGCCCCCAAATTCCAATGGAGCATGAGTCCAATGGCTCTGCTTGTGCTACATTGAACAATCCCCATGAACCAATAGAACAAGtaggcccaagcccaaagaagCTGGCAGAGCCCAAGGGGTTGTCATTTGCAAGACAAGTGAGACTTGTGAAAATGGATCATGAAATTCCTAGCAAGCCCAACATGACCACACCTTCAGGCCCCACTGTGGAAGCTGAAGAGAGTGGTAAAGAAATTGGAGGGTCATTTACAAGGGAAAATAAGaggcagaaaataaagaaattccTATTCAGGAGTGCATCAGTAAGAGAGCAAAATGTAGCCCAATGCAATGAGGACAAAAAGGTGGCTAAAGTTGCTAAGATGACTGTGATACAATACAGGCCAAGGCTTCTTCTATGCATGGGCTTTGGGGCAAAGTATGTGGAGTGA
- the LOC115981239 gene encoding F-box protein At2g32560-like — protein MVLCFLITCFSFILFIKSLPLKPLPPWANEMRLLSFWFWKDLPSSFPISQLINNSLSSFYLSLIPPYKMSLIKKSLSSKVENVEEETAEMSVLDLPELALERILEMLPPASLCTMAGVCTSLRERCKSDHLWEKHMKQKWGRVVGAAAYRNWQWHISSKTDSNNLKQGKQKGLIRLLSLSWPVSWFRSKVDDCSKQRSSLPVDSIMSWYLALETGKFWFPAQVYNRENGHVGFMLSCYDAELSYDPRTDTFQARYPPHGRRAIAIENAVPWERLRAPPVETTPHDLHSSDCLNELCPGDHIEIQWRRNKEFPYGWWYGIVGHLESCDGNELYCRCHISDTVVLEFNQYTPGSRWRHTAINRKDHREEGNEADGFYGGIRKLKNKDEISTWKQLWPKETLE, from the exons ATGGTACTTTGCTTCTTGATCACTTGCTTCTCCTTCATCCTCTTTATAAAGTCCCTACCTCTCAAGCCACTCCCACCATGGGCTAATGAGATGAGACTGTTGTCCTTCTGGTTTTGGAAAGACTTACCATCATCCTTTCCAATATCCCAGTTGATAAACAATAGCCTGTCAAGTTTCTATCTTTCTCTAATCCCACCTTACAAAATGTCTTTGATAAAGAAGAGCCTAAGTTCCAAAGTTGAGAATGTAGAGGAAGAAACTGCAGAGATGTCAGTGTTGGACTTGCCAGAATTGGCCTTGGAACGCATTCTTGAGATGTTACCACCTGCTTCACTATGTACCATGGCTGGCGTTTGTACCTCTTTGAGAGAGAGGTGTAAAAGTGACCACCTATGGGAGAAGCACATGAAGCAGAAATGGGGCAGAGTAGTTGGTGCAGCTGCTTACAGGAATTGGCAATGGCATATTTCTTCTAAAACAGATTCAAACAATCTCAAGCAAGGCAAGCAGAAGGGCCTGATAAGGCTTCTATCTCTCAGCTGGCCTGTTTCATGGTTTAGATCCAAAGTTGATGATTGTAGCAAACAGAGAAGCTCTTTGCCGGTTGATTCAATCATGTCTTGGTATCTTGCTCTGGAAACTGGCAAGTTCTGGTTTCCTGCTCAGGTCTATAACCGTGAG AATGGCCATGTTGGGTTTATGTTGTCATGCTATGATGCTGAACTTAGCTATGATCCCCGCACTGACACCTTCCAAGCCAG GTATCCACCTCATGGAAGGAGAGCAATTGCCATTGAGAATGCCGTGCCATGGGAAAGGCTAAGAGCACCACCTGTTGAAACTACTCCTCATGATCTTCATAGCTCTGACTGTTTGAATGAGTTGTGCCCGGGTGATCACATTGAGATTCAGTGGAGAAGAAACAAAGAGTTCCCTTATG GTTGGTGGTATGGTATTGTAGGTCACTTGGAATCATGTGATGGAAATGAACTTTACTGCCGTTGTCATATTAGTG ACACTGTGGTGCTGGAGTTCAATCAGTACACCCCTGGTTCACGGTGGAGACATACAGCCATTAACAGGAAAGACCACAGGGAAGAGGGGAATGAGGCAGATGGGTTCTATGGAGGAATCAGAAAGCTTAAGAACAAGGATGAAATTTCCACTTGGAAGCAACTTTGGCCTAAAGAAACCTTGGAATAG